A single window of Dethiosulfovibrio salsuginis DNA harbors:
- the tpiA gene encoding triose-phosphate isomerase encodes MRKIHLFGNWKMNMLSQETDSFFTILAERLTQSPDLCLAVFPPSVYLERSRRSIVELGIADKVSLGVQNVYHEDKGAFTGEISPSMALDLGASYAILGHSERRSLFGETSEFVGRKVSFCFQKGLRPVLCVGETLEDRDKGLAWSVVEEQLSKGLLDLSDPSGLLVAYEPVWAIGTGRSASKEDAQGMCCDIRNWLAKKYDVRDIPVLYGGSVKPENAGEFFSTEDIDGALVGGASLNPKSFLDMIP; translated from the coding sequence ATGAGAAAAATACATCTTTTTGGTAACTGGAAGATGAACATGCTCTCCCAGGAAACGGACAGTTTTTTTACTATCCTGGCTGAGAGGTTGACCCAATCCCCTGATCTCTGTTTGGCCGTTTTCCCCCCTTCCGTCTATCTAGAGAGATCTCGTAGGTCGATCGTGGAGCTTGGGATAGCCGATAAGGTCTCCCTAGGGGTTCAGAACGTCTACCACGAGGACAAAGGTGCCTTTACAGGGGAGATATCCCCCTCTATGGCCCTGGATCTAGGGGCCTCCTATGCAATACTAGGTCATAGCGAGAGACGCTCCCTCTTCGGAGAGACATCGGAGTTCGTCGGCAGAAAGGTTTCATTCTGTTTCCAGAAAGGACTCAGACCTGTTCTCTGCGTAGGTGAGACCTTAGAGGACCGAGACAAAGGCCTAGCCTGGTCGGTGGTCGAAGAGCAGTTGTCAAAAGGGCTTTTGGATCTCAGCGACCCCTCCGGCCTTCTTGTAGCCTATGAACCGGTTTGGGCTATAGGGACTGGCCGATCGGCGTCTAAAGAGGATGCTCAGGGAATGTGCTGTGATATAAGAAACTGGTTGGCTAAAAAATATGACGTTAGGGATATCCCAGTTCTCTACGGCGGCAGTGTAAAGCCCGAGAACGCCGGAGAGTTCTTCTCCACGGAGGATATAGACGGAGCCCTGGTTGGAGGGGCATCTTTAAATCCAAAATCATTTCTTGATATGATTCCTTAA
- a CDS encoding phosphoglycerate kinase: protein MELRPIDYSDLHGKKVLVRVDFNVPLKNGSVSDDTRIKAHKETVEALKNAGAIVALVSHLGRPKGKPNQEYSLKQLVPAVESVLGPISFVEDCIGDLVAEAVTKAQPGDLLLLENTRFHPGEEKNDEDLSKKMASPFDLFVLDAFSAAHRAHCSTVGVQSLLPSYGGKLLSDEISSLSQVRDNPERPFTLILGGAKVSDKIGVIENLMDKVSSIVIGGGMAFTFLKVKGGSVGNSLVDEGNLTFAKEMLDKAKNSNVSVFLPVDVVAAPSPDSSGSDSMVVPSDDIPEGMMGLDIGPETVSQFSKAIEGSRTILWNGPSGVFENPAFSSGTLGICQAVALETERGAFSVVGGGDTAAAVGSMEFADRVSHVSTGGGASLEFCEGKLLPGVAPLVVK from the coding sequence GTGGAGCTTCGTCCTATCGACTATAGTGATCTTCATGGCAAAAAAGTCCTTGTGAGGGTGGATTTTAACGTTCCTCTCAAAAATGGATCGGTTTCCGACGACACCAGAATAAAAGCCCACAAGGAGACCGTAGAGGCACTTAAGAACGCTGGGGCTATAGTGGCCCTAGTCTCCCACCTGGGACGTCCTAAGGGCAAACCTAATCAGGAATATTCCCTTAAACAGTTGGTCCCTGCGGTGGAGTCGGTTTTAGGGCCCATTTCCTTTGTCGAGGACTGTATAGGCGACTTGGTGGCTGAAGCTGTGACAAAAGCTCAGCCTGGGGATCTTCTGCTGCTGGAGAACACCAGGTTTCACCCTGGGGAGGAAAAAAACGACGAAGATTTGTCCAAGAAGATGGCCTCTCCTTTTGACCTGTTTGTACTGGACGCCTTCAGCGCCGCTCACAGAGCCCACTGTTCGACCGTAGGGGTTCAAAGCCTCCTTCCGTCCTATGGAGGTAAGCTGCTTAGCGACGAGATATCTTCCCTCTCTCAGGTGAGAGATAACCCTGAGAGGCCCTTTACCCTTATACTTGGGGGAGCCAAGGTCTCCGATAAAATTGGGGTTATAGAGAATCTCATGGATAAAGTCTCGTCTATAGTCATCGGTGGGGGAATGGCTTTCACTTTTTTAAAGGTGAAAGGCGGCTCTGTAGGCAACTCCTTAGTCGACGAGGGGAACCTGACCTTCGCAAAGGAGATGCTTGACAAGGCGAAAAACTCGAATGTATCGGTTTTCCTTCCTGTTGATGTAGTGGCAGCGCCTTCCCCTGACTCCTCGGGATCCGATTCTATGGTGGTCCCTTCGGACGATATACCTGAAGGGATGATGGGGTTGGATATAGGACCGGAGACCGTATCACAGTTCTCCAAAGCGATTGAAGGTTCTAGGACGATCCTGTGGAACGGTCCGTCGGGGGTTTTTGAAAATCCGGCATTTTCATCTGGAACTCTTGGGATATGTCAGGCGGTAGCGTTGGAGACCGAAAGAGGAGCCTTTTCCGTCGTAGGCGGTGGAGATACCGCAGCTGCCGTTGGCTCTATGGAATTCGCTGATAGAGTTTCCCACGTTTCTACTGGAGGCGGTGCCAGTCTCGAGTTCTGCGAGGGTAAACTTTTGCCTGGAGTAGCTCCTCTCGTAGTGAAATAA
- the gap gene encoding type I glyceraldehyde-3-phosphate dehydrogenase encodes MSKIKVAINGFGRIGRLMLRALYEYDKEGLIDIVATNSRSTSEQRAYLFKYDSVHRRYNGEVSFDDENIIVDGKKIRTLQHSAPEQFNWGELGIDIVIEASGKYTDTAKAQAHLDAGAKKVVITAPGTGDGLGTFVMGVNEDSYDPSTHNVISNASCTTNCLAPIAKVINDEFGIVKGLMTTVHAYTGDQSTVDSSHKKFHRGRAAAVSMVPSSTGAAKAVGLVIPELKGKLSGMALRVPTPNVSVVDLVVELSKAATKEEINEAVRLHAEGAMAPYIGYETDDCVSMDFVHDDRSSIFAARHTMVVDNMVKVLAWYDNEWGYSCRCLDLINYIVRKGL; translated from the coding sequence ATGTCTAAGATCAAAGTCGCTATAAACGGTTTTGGCCGCATAGGAAGGCTTATGCTTAGAGCCCTTTACGAGTACGACAAAGAAGGTCTTATAGATATAGTCGCCACAAACAGTCGTTCTACCTCGGAACAGAGGGCTTATCTTTTTAAGTACGATTCCGTCCATCGTCGCTATAATGGCGAGGTTTCCTTCGACGATGAAAACATAATCGTAGACGGCAAGAAGATCAGAACCCTCCAGCATTCTGCCCCAGAGCAGTTTAACTGGGGAGAGTTAGGGATAGACATAGTAATAGAGGCCTCCGGTAAGTATACCGATACCGCTAAGGCACAGGCTCACCTGGACGCTGGGGCAAAGAAAGTCGTTATAACCGCCCCTGGAACGGGGGATGGCCTTGGAACTTTCGTTATGGGGGTAAACGAAGATAGCTACGATCCTTCAACCCATAACGTTATATCTAACGCCTCCTGCACCACTAACTGCCTTGCCCCGATCGCCAAGGTGATAAACGACGAGTTCGGAATAGTAAAAGGACTCATGACCACCGTACACGCCTATACAGGGGATCAGAGCACCGTGGATTCCTCCCACAAAAAGTTCCACAGGGGGCGAGCAGCTGCTGTATCTATGGTCCCCTCTTCGACAGGAGCGGCTAAAGCGGTAGGTCTTGTTATCCCCGAGTTAAAGGGTAAGTTGAGCGGAATGGCCCTTAGGGTGCCTACCCCTAACGTGTCGGTGGTTGACCTTGTGGTAGAGCTGTCCAAGGCAGCTACAAAAGAGGAGATCAACGAAGCGGTAAGGCTTCACGCCGAGGGAGCTATGGCTCCCTACATAGGTTATGAGACCGACGACTGTGTGTCTATGGACTTCGTCCACGACGATCGTTCCTCTATCTTTGCCGCTAGGCATACTATGGTCGTTGATAATATGGTCAAGGTTTTGGCTTGGTACGACAACGAATGGGGATATTCCTGCCGTTGTCTCGATCTCATAAACTACATCGTCCGGAAGGGGCTGTAG
- the whiA gene encoding DNA-binding protein WhiA: protein MQLYSRRLWIFGRIRRLWPKTRWSLQVDIGDILKVPRRHRGSVSISLPHHILLSIESKEHERSFLRWSWIRGVFGVTGALYQPKRGYYFLFRVLSKGILSGLLDHLDKNHICPSCRLVGDTTEVIVRDQSQIVDLFNGMGLSEVALRLEERAIVRSIRDQANRVVNCDASNIRKSVHAARRQLKVAAFLMEKGCIDELSSELMELISLRLANPSVSLKELGCNLAVPVTKSTVTYRWKKLTAIAESQGFSLE from the coding sequence GTGCAGCTTTATTCCAGGCGATTGTGGATATTCGGTCGTATAAGAAGGCTGTGGCCTAAAACCAGATGGAGCTTACAAGTGGACATAGGTGATATACTTAAAGTCCCCAGAAGACATCGGGGGAGTGTTTCGATCAGTTTACCTCACCATATCCTTCTTTCGATTGAGTCGAAGGAGCACGAAAGATCGTTTCTTCGCTGGTCCTGGATAAGAGGGGTTTTTGGCGTAACAGGAGCGCTATATCAACCTAAAAGAGGTTATTATTTTCTTTTTAGGGTTTTAAGTAAGGGAATTCTTTCCGGTCTTTTGGATCACCTAGATAAAAATCATATATGCCCTTCCTGTCGTTTGGTTGGAGATACGACGGAGGTCATAGTGAGAGATCAATCTCAGATAGTCGATTTATTCAACGGAATGGGTCTTTCTGAGGTTGCCCTCAGGCTCGAGGAAAGGGCCATCGTCAGATCTATAAGGGATCAGGCTAACAGAGTTGTAAACTGTGATGCCTCAAACATAAGAAAATCGGTGCATGCCGCTAGACGGCAGCTTAAGGTAGCAGCTTTTTTGATGGAAAAGGGATGTATCGATGAGCTAAGCTCCGAGCTGATGGAGCTGATTTCCCTCAGACTAGCCAATCCCAGCGTGAGTTTAAAAGAATTAGGTTGCAACTTGGCTGTGCCAGTTACAAAGAGTACCGTGACTTATAGATGGAAAAAGCTCACCGCCATAGCTGAATCTCAGGGATTTTCCCTGGAATAG
- a CDS encoding gluconeogenesis factor YvcK family protein, whose product MRSLWPFLFGVIVGVGASLLSSKRGLSSSGRRSALIDEDPHLSSGPYIVAIGGGTGLSSFLVGLKSFTKNITAIVTVTDEGGSSGRLTRDWGLLPPGDIRNCIVALSENDDDFKKIMDFRFDKGDLSGHSLGNLVLLAATEVYGDFMIAVERVNRLLSMRGRVLPISSETMVLFAEASDGEMLRGELAISSRGKDLRNIWLEPKGIKPVNEAIHSLLNADVIVLGPGSLFTSVIPNLLVDDFREKLYNTTIPVIYIANLMTQPGETEGMSTLDHLDWLDKIVGRLPDFVVVNDQRIPDELLDRYTADGAVPLGLDEEEETSLSKRGCGVIRGNFLRISSVNGSTVVRHDGRRVSEAILSFLGSDLR is encoded by the coding sequence ATGAGAAGCTTATGGCCTTTTCTATTTGGGGTTATCGTCGGTGTAGGAGCTTCCTTGCTTTCCAGTAAAAGAGGTTTATCCAGCAGTGGCAGGAGGTCTGCACTGATAGACGAGGATCCCCACCTGTCGTCCGGGCCCTATATCGTCGCTATCGGGGGAGGTACCGGTCTTTCGTCTTTTTTGGTGGGATTAAAGAGCTTTACCAAGAATATAACAGCCATAGTGACCGTTACCGACGAAGGAGGTAGCTCAGGCAGGCTAACTAGGGACTGGGGATTACTTCCGCCAGGGGATATACGAAACTGCATAGTGGCTTTAAGCGAAAACGATGATGATTTTAAAAAAATAATGGATTTTAGATTTGACAAAGGAGATCTTTCCGGTCATAGCTTGGGAAATTTAGTATTATTGGCTGCTACTGAAGTTTACGGTGATTTTATGATAGCCGTCGAAAGGGTCAATCGCCTTCTCTCTATGAGAGGCAGGGTTTTGCCTATCTCGTCGGAGACGATGGTACTTTTTGCTGAAGCCTCTGATGGAGAGATGTTAAGAGGAGAACTGGCTATTTCCAGCAGAGGTAAGGACCTAAGGAATATTTGGCTGGAGCCTAAAGGAATAAAGCCTGTTAACGAGGCTATTCACTCTCTTTTGAACGCCGATGTGATCGTCTTAGGACCAGGTAGTCTTTTCACCAGCGTAATACCTAATTTACTTGTGGATGATTTCAGAGAAAAACTCTATAATACAACCATCCCGGTTATTTATATCGCTAATCTGATGACCCAACCTGGAGAGACGGAAGGAATGTCTACCTTGGATCATTTAGATTGGTTGGATAAGATAGTGGGACGTTTGCCGGACTTCGTCGTTGTTAACGATCAAAGGATCCCCGATGAACTTTTAGATCGCTACACAGCCGATGGAGCGGTACCTCTTGGGCTTGACGAAGAAGAGGAGACGTCCCTGTCTAAACGGGGGTGCGGCGTGATAAGGGGTAATTTTCTGAGAATATCCTCGGTAAACGGATCCACCGTCGTTCGACACGATGGTCGGAGGGTCTCTGAGGCTATATTGTCTTTTCTGGGGTCAGATCTGAGGTGA
- the rapZ gene encoding RNase adapter RapZ produces MGNYKVKKLVVVTGMSGSGKSSMLNILEDQGLFAVDNIPVALLPQLLDLLESHESAVANGVVVVVDVRSRELLGGFVSMASKLKEEMEDFSVVFLDASDDALVQRFNLTKRSHPLGDHLSILEGIIKERALLDPVRELADKVIDSTGLDLKGFRTKVFEGIGSCEAKLSVILSSFGFKHGIPHDSDYVVDVRFLPNPYYSPELRNKTGEDGDVQTYIRDKFEDIDIFLAKLLDLLVFLIPKYKKVGKGNVHITIGCTGGRHRSVSVVEWLKDKLKNDGISVMVRHRDIGMS; encoded by the coding sequence ATGGGAAATTATAAGGTAAAAAAACTTGTAGTAGTAACAGGAATGTCTGGAAGTGGAAAATCAAGTATGCTGAACATACTTGAGGATCAAGGTCTATTTGCTGTTGACAATATACCTGTGGCTTTACTGCCTCAGCTCCTTGATCTACTGGAATCACACGAGTCGGCCGTAGCTAACGGGGTCGTTGTCGTCGTAGATGTCAGGAGTAGGGAGCTTCTAGGTGGTTTTGTCTCCATGGCCTCTAAGCTGAAAGAGGAGATGGAGGATTTTTCCGTGGTTTTTCTCGATGCGTCGGACGACGCTCTTGTGCAACGTTTTAATTTAACTAAACGAAGTCATCCTCTAGGGGACCATCTTTCAATTTTAGAGGGAATAATTAAGGAACGGGCTCTCCTTGATCCCGTTAGAGAGCTTGCTGATAAGGTCATAGACAGTACTGGTCTCGATCTTAAAGGTTTTAGAACAAAGGTCTTTGAGGGTATTGGTTCCTGTGAAGCTAAACTATCGGTGATTCTTTCCTCCTTTGGCTTTAAGCACGGTATTCCTCATGACAGTGACTATGTAGTCGACGTGAGATTTTTGCCTAACCCTTACTATAGTCCTGAGTTAAGAAATAAAACCGGTGAAGACGGAGATGTTCAGACTTATATTAGAGATAAGTTTGAGGACATAGATATCTTCTTGGCTAAATTGCTTGATTTGCTGGTTTTTTTGATTCCTAAATATAAAAAGGTTGGCAAAGGAAATGTCCATATCACTATCGGTTGCACCGGGGGGAGACATCGCTCGGTTTCCGTTGTGGAATGGCTAAAGGATAAGCTGAAGAATGACGGAATATCCGTGATGGTTAGGCATAGAGATATCGGTATGTCATGA
- a CDS encoding SPOR domain-containing protein, producing MPKPESPSLDYVEQNASPVLGKVTNVEVIEEDVPEEGVVAVPIVVDPKRPHVSQPEMVQPSSQKPQKNPSQATRPPTAKTPSTAPNPTGTSWLVQIGSFKQKSMADSLASEVRSKGFKVTVGRGNVDGVVYYRVLIPGGNNRPEAQSLGEKLSSMGYPYFIFPRK from the coding sequence ATGCCTAAACCTGAAAGTCCTTCTTTAGACTACGTCGAGCAAAATGCCTCGCCGGTTTTAGGTAAGGTTACAAACGTAGAGGTTATCGAGGAAGATGTACCAGAGGAGGGTGTAGTGGCGGTTCCTATCGTAGTTGATCCTAAACGTCCTCACGTGTCCCAACCTGAGATGGTTCAGCCGTCGTCCCAAAAGCCTCAGAAAAATCCATCTCAGGCTACTCGTCCACCCACCGCAAAAACTCCCTCGACAGCACCAAACCCTACGGGAACTAGCTGGTTGGTTCAGATCGGTTCTTTCAAGCAAAAATCCATGGCGGACTCTCTGGCTTCCGAGGTTAGATCGAAAGGTTTTAAGGTTACCGTCGGTCGAGGAAATGTCGACGGAGTTGTTTACTACAGGGTTTTAATACCCGGTGGAAACAACAGGCCTGAGGCTCAATCGCTTGGGGAAAAACTGAGCTCCATGGGATATCCCTACTTTATTTTTCCAAGAAAATAG
- the ftsZ gene encoding cell division protein FtsZ: protein MDMNGVFKINPETSPHREVIKVIGVGGGGGNALNNIIRSGVTGVEFLAVNTDMASLSLSEAPTRLILGKELTKGHGAGADPQIGHGAAKESFDELKEVLVGADMVFLTAGMGGGTGTGASPVIAEIAKETGALVVAVVTTPFFWEGKRRRDQAELGIKTLQEKVDALIVIENDKLMEISDKNTVLTDAFRMADDVLRQAVQGVTDLILRPALVNVDFADVRSVMQNAGSAIMGIGEGRGDTRAVMAAQAAINSPLMSIPMAGAKGVLFNITGGADVGIFEIHEAARIINEASDEDANIIWGSAVDPEMEDRIRITVIATGFSDYGSIKQKEKPFGGAKTLTPVKKDKKSTGVKLEPTDLSQDDDTPDMFELPGLPKDSYDVPSYIRKVRKGREK from the coding sequence ATGGACATGAACGGAGTCTTTAAAATAAACCCTGAGACAAGCCCTCACAGGGAGGTTATAAAGGTAATAGGCGTCGGTGGCGGAGGGGGCAACGCTTTAAACAATATCATTCGTAGTGGCGTTACTGGAGTGGAATTTTTGGCGGTTAATACCGATATGGCTTCCCTGAGTCTATCTGAAGCTCCTACTCGTCTGATATTAGGAAAAGAGCTCACAAAGGGGCACGGTGCTGGTGCCGATCCTCAAATAGGACATGGGGCGGCTAAAGAGTCTTTTGACGAGCTAAAAGAGGTCCTCGTCGGGGCGGATATGGTTTTTTTGACCGCAGGAATGGGTGGAGGAACCGGAACAGGAGCTAGCCCTGTTATCGCTGAAATAGCCAAAGAGACCGGTGCTCTCGTCGTCGCTGTGGTGACGACCCCGTTTTTCTGGGAGGGCAAAAGACGTAGGGATCAGGCTGAGCTTGGCATAAAAACCCTGCAGGAAAAGGTCGATGCTCTCATCGTTATAGAAAACGATAAACTCATGGAAATATCCGACAAAAACACCGTTTTAACCGATGCCTTCCGTATGGCCGATGACGTCTTACGTCAGGCGGTTCAAGGTGTCACCGATTTGATTTTGCGACCTGCCCTCGTTAACGTCGACTTTGCTGACGTGCGGTCGGTCATGCAGAACGCCGGATCGGCCATCATGGGTATAGGAGAGGGACGAGGGGACACCAGAGCGGTTATGGCTGCTCAAGCCGCTATAAACAGCCCTCTTATGTCCATTCCGATGGCTGGAGCTAAAGGGGTTCTCTTTAACATCACCGGCGGTGCAGATGTAGGTATATTCGAGATCCATGAAGCGGCCAGAATCATAAACGAGGCTTCCGATGAAGATGCCAATATCATCTGGGGTAGTGCTGTCGATCCAGAGATGGAGGATCGTATTCGGATAACCGTAATCGCTACAGGCTTTTCCGATTATGGGTCTATTAAGCAAAAAGAAAAGCCTTTCGGTGGAGCAAAGACTCTTACGCCGGTTAAAAAGGATAAAAAAAGCACAGGGGTCAAGCTAGAGCCTACTGATCTCTCTCAGGATGATGATACCCCTGATATGTTCGAGCTTCCCGGATTGCCTAAGGACTCCTACGATGTTCCCTCGTACATAAGAAAAGTCCGTAAAGGACGAGAGAAATAG